In Gopherus evgoodei ecotype Sinaloan lineage chromosome 10, rGopEvg1_v1.p, whole genome shotgun sequence, a single window of DNA contains:
- the MOSMO gene encoding modulator of smoothened protein isoform X2 — MTLTDFIGEPRPPSLARLSLGALTVGLVRQCQTIHGRDRTCIPPRLPPEWVTTLFFIIMGIISLTVTCGLLVASHWRRQATKYARWIAFTGMILFCMAALIFPIGFYINEVGGQPYKLPNNTVVGSSYVLFVLSIFFTIVGLLFAGKVCLPG, encoded by the exons ATGACATTGACAGACTTCATAGGAGAGCCACGTCCACCCTCTCTGGCTAGACTGAGTCTTG GTGCACTCACAGTCGGCCTTGTGCGACAGTGTCAAACCATCCATGGACGTGACAGGACCTGTATTCCTCCACGGCTGCCCCCTGAGTGGGTCACCACATTATTTTTCATCATTATGGGAATCATTTCACTGACTGTCACGTGTGGTTTGCTAGTGGCTTCCCACTGGCGAAGACAAGCTACTAAATATGCCCGCTGGATAGCATTCACTGGAA tgaTCCTATTCTGCATGGCAGCCCTAATATTTCCAATAGGATTTTACATCAATGAAGTTGGAGGTCAACCATATAAATTGCCCAACAACACAGTGGTTGGGTCCTCGTATGTACTGTTTGTCTTATCCATTTTCTTTACAATAGTGGGACTTCTATTTGCCGGCAAAGTTTGTTTACCTGGCTGA
- the MOSMO gene encoding modulator of smoothened protein isoform X3: protein MDWVRYSARGKSAGALTVGLVRQCQTIHGRDRTCIPPRLPPEWVTTLFFIIMGIISLTVTCGLLVASHWRRQATKYARWIAFTGMILFCMAALIFPIGFYINEVGGQPYKLPNNTVVGSSYVLFVLSIFFTIVGLLFAGKVCLPG, encoded by the exons GTGCACTCACAGTCGGCCTTGTGCGACAGTGTCAAACCATCCATGGACGTGACAGGACCTGTATTCCTCCACGGCTGCCCCCTGAGTGGGTCACCACATTATTTTTCATCATTATGGGAATCATTTCACTGACTGTCACGTGTGGTTTGCTAGTGGCTTCCCACTGGCGAAGACAAGCTACTAAATATGCCCGCTGGATAGCATTCACTGGAA tgaTCCTATTCTGCATGGCAGCCCTAATATTTCCAATAGGATTTTACATCAATGAAGTTGGAGGTCAACCATATAAATTGCCCAACAACACAGTGGTTGGGTCCTCGTATGTACTGTTTGTCTTATCCATTTTCTTTACAATAGTGGGACTTCTATTTGCCGGCAAAGTTTGTTTACCTGGCTGA